Proteins encoded by one window of Brevibacterium atlanticum:
- a CDS encoding ABC transporter permease, with translation MSQIHSTTESPTGRVSAVLSRTASRTRPRGLSAEATFIGRSLRHAVRDVESLLMAVALPVMLMLMFTFVFGGALDPDGGYVDYVVPGIILTCAGFGAASTSLSVASDMTSGFVDRLRTMPVRASAVITGHVAASLARNLFATSIVLLVAVAIGFRPSAGVGEWLATIGLIALYILAITYLFAAIGLAAKSPESANGYGFILLFLPYVSSAFVPVETMPRWLEVFADNQPITPIIDALRALLIGTEMGASGYLAVGWCLLILAVAAVWAAVLFRAKAGQR, from the coding sequence ATGTCACAGATCCATTCGACCACCGAGTCCCCGACAGGACGGGTTTCCGCCGTCCTCTCCCGCACGGCCTCCCGCACCCGCCCTCGCGGGCTCTCCGCCGAGGCCACCTTCATCGGCAGAAGCCTGCGTCACGCTGTTCGCGACGTCGAATCGCTGCTCATGGCCGTCGCCCTGCCGGTGATGCTCATGCTCATGTTCACCTTCGTCTTCGGCGGCGCCCTCGATCCCGACGGCGGTTACGTCGACTACGTCGTCCCCGGAATCATCCTCACCTGCGCCGGCTTCGGTGCCGCCTCGACCTCGCTGTCGGTAGCTTCGGATATGACCTCCGGGTTCGTCGACCGGCTGCGGACGATGCCGGTGCGAGCGTCTGCCGTCATCACCGGTCATGTGGCGGCGAGCCTCGCAAGGAACCTGTTCGCCACCTCCATCGTCCTCCTCGTCGCCGTCGCCATCGGATTCCGCCCCTCTGCCGGAGTGGGCGAATGGCTGGCGACCATCGGACTCATCGCCCTCTACATTCTGGCGATCACGTATCTCTTCGCCGCCATCGGCCTCGCTGCGAAGTCTCCCGAATCCGCCAACGGGTACGGTTTCATTCTGCTTTTCCTCCCCTACGTCTCGAGCGCCTTCGTGCCGGTCGAGACCATGCCGAGGTGGTTGGAGGTATTCGCCGACAATCAGCCGATCACCCCGATCATCGACGCTCTGCGCGCACTGCTCATCGGCACCGAGATGGGCGCTTCCGGCTATCTCGCCGTCGGCTGGTGTCTGCTCATCCTCGCTGTGGCGGCGGTGTGGGCGGCGGTGCTGTTCAGAGCGAAGGCCGGGCAGCGCTGA
- the nth gene encoding endonuclease III, which translates to MLTVAEKSARKFAKETPLGRTRRARKIHRILAEVYPNAKCELDFDTPFQLLIATVLSAQTTDIRVNAVTPGLFAAFPDAHSLAVANLIEVEELIRSTGFYRAKARNIVKLANELVDDYDGVVPDRMDKLVKLAGVGRKTANVVLGNAFDTPGLTVDTHMGRLARRFGWTEETDPVKAEYDIAALFPKKDLTLLSHRVIFHGRRICHSRRPACGACPLTDLCPSFGIGELDPDKARAMLRFEMAPLATVAEADDPEAEK; encoded by the coding sequence GTGTTGACGGTGGCAGAGAAGAGCGCGCGGAAGTTCGCGAAGGAGACCCCGCTGGGGCGGACGCGACGGGCCAGGAAGATCCATCGCATCCTTGCCGAGGTGTATCCGAATGCGAAATGCGAACTCGACTTCGACACTCCCTTCCAGCTGCTCATCGCCACCGTCCTGTCCGCACAGACCACCGACATCCGCGTCAACGCCGTCACCCCGGGCCTCTTCGCCGCCTTCCCCGATGCCCATTCCCTGGCCGTGGCCAACCTCATCGAGGTCGAGGAGCTCATCCGCTCCACCGGTTTCTATCGCGCGAAGGCCCGCAACATCGTCAAGCTCGCGAACGAACTCGTCGACGACTACGACGGAGTCGTCCCGGACCGGATGGACAAGCTCGTCAAGCTCGCCGGGGTCGGGAGGAAGACCGCGAACGTCGTCCTCGGCAACGCCTTCGACACCCCTGGCCTGACCGTCGACACCCACATGGGCCGGCTGGCCCGCCGGTTCGGATGGACGGAGGAGACCGACCCGGTCAAGGCCGAATACGACATCGCCGCCCTGTTCCCGAAGAAGGACCTCACCCTGCTCTCGCATCGGGTGATCTTCCACGGCCGCCGCATCTGCCACTCCCGCAGGCCCGCCTGCGGAGCCTGCCCGCTGACGGATCTCTGCCCGTCCTTCGGGATCGGGGAACTCGACCCGGACAAGGCCCGCGCCATGCTGAGGTTCGAAATGGCTCCCTTGGCCACCGTCGCCGAGGCGGACGATCCCGAGGCCGAGAAGTGA
- a CDS encoding NUDIX hydrolase has translation MSTGIPDLPPESATISDGALRGQLEELATSHGSPLWLRRQKDSAEEQARDAAVLMLFGRGGAPRTDAGRAEASRLSELGVADVDIVLLQRAATLRHHPGQVAFPGGGRDPEDASMSAAALREAEEEAGIHPDTVEVLGEMDPLYIPVSKFEVTPVIGYWSQPGTVQVMDHRESYSVYRVAVADLVAPANRGTFARPDLGISTPAFDVGVLKVWGFTAGILDFALDHLGWAGDWDKKAPIVIDF, from the coding sequence GTGAGCACCGGAATCCCCGACCTGCCGCCCGAGTCAGCGACGATCTCGGACGGAGCGCTGAGGGGCCAGCTCGAGGAGCTCGCAACCTCACACGGTTCGCCGCTGTGGCTGCGACGGCAGAAGGACTCGGCCGAGGAGCAGGCGAGAGATGCGGCGGTGCTCATGCTCTTCGGGCGTGGGGGAGCGCCGCGAACCGATGCCGGACGGGCCGAGGCCAGTCGCCTGTCGGAACTCGGCGTCGCCGATGTCGACATCGTGCTCCTCCAGCGTGCGGCGACCCTGCGGCACCATCCCGGCCAAGTCGCCTTCCCCGGCGGCGGACGCGACCCTGAGGACGCATCGATGTCCGCTGCGGCGCTGCGTGAGGCCGAGGAGGAGGCCGGAATCCACCCGGACACCGTGGAGGTCCTCGGGGAGATGGATCCGCTCTATATCCCGGTCTCGAAGTTCGAGGTCACCCCGGTGATCGGCTACTGGAGTCAACCCGGCACGGTGCAGGTGATGGACCACCGCGAGTCCTATTCCGTCTACCGTGTGGCCGTCGCCGACCTCGTCGCCCCGGCCAACCGCGGCACCTTCGCCCGCCCGGATCTGGGGATCTCGACCCCGGCCTTCGACGTCGGTGTGCTCAAGGTGTGGGGCTTCACCGCCGGCATCCTCGACTTCGCCCTCGACCACCTCGGCTGGGCGGGGGACTGGGACAAGAAGGCTCCCATCGTCATCGACTTCTGA
- a CDS encoding TetR/AcrR family transcriptional regulator codes for MSSDDTIEQLPSGIALAWGVAATPQRGPKREMSVERIVDAAIEIADSDGIQAVSMSAVAKRLGYTPMSLYRYVSSKDDLLLLMQEEATGLPPEQTEDPTGWRERLRELYEAQSSVFINQPWLLSLPITGSPITPNSSAWLEASLEALAETGLTQDERLAATLLVTGAARWKGLIHAGYEEESRTTGLNAAEVAARESALFDAVITGDGYPYLRQAIDAGVFISDADPFDFGLDRGLDGVESYIDRISQERRDDSGEAGADAADVSDRAEAAGSNAGVAEGSAAIGDDHPGVQSDKKLREARKAVRQAQKVLAEARKKERQTLREARERVAKQS; via the coding sequence ATGAGTTCTGACGACACGATCGAGCAGCTGCCCAGCGGAATCGCGCTGGCCTGGGGCGTCGCGGCGACTCCGCAGCGAGGGCCGAAGCGGGAGATGAGCGTCGAGAGGATCGTCGACGCTGCCATTGAGATCGCCGACAGCGACGGCATCCAGGCGGTGTCGATGTCCGCAGTCGCGAAGAGACTCGGGTACACACCGATGTCGCTCTATCGCTACGTCAGCTCGAAAGACGACCTGCTCCTGCTCATGCAGGAGGAGGCGACCGGTCTGCCGCCCGAGCAGACAGAGGACCCGACCGGGTGGAGGGAGCGACTGCGAGAGCTCTACGAGGCCCAGTCGTCAGTCTTCATCAATCAGCCCTGGCTGCTCTCACTTCCGATCACCGGCAGCCCGATCACTCCGAACAGCTCAGCATGGCTCGAGGCCAGCCTCGAAGCCCTCGCCGAGACCGGCCTGACGCAGGACGAGCGACTCGCGGCGACTCTTCTGGTCACCGGTGCCGCGCGGTGGAAGGGGCTCATCCACGCCGGATACGAGGAGGAGAGCCGGACCACGGGGCTGAACGCCGCCGAGGTGGCCGCACGGGAGTCTGCGCTCTTCGACGCCGTCATCACCGGCGACGGGTATCCGTACCTGAGGCAGGCGATCGACGCCGGAGTCTTCATCTCAGACGCGGATCCCTTCGATTTCGGGCTCGACCGCGGACTCGACGGTGTGGAGTCCTATATCGACCGCATCTCGCAGGAGCGGCGCGACGACTCCGGTGAGGCCGGTGCCGATGCCGCCGATGTTAGTGACCGCGCTGAGGCGGCCGGGTCGAATGCGGGTGTCGCCGAGGGATCTGCGGCGATCGGCGACGATCATCCCGGTGTGCAGTCGGACAAGAAGCTGCGGGAGGCGCGGAAGGCGGTCAGGCAGGCGCAGAAGGTGCTCGCTGAAGCTCGGAAGAAGGAGCGTCAGACTCTGCGGGAGGCCAGGGAGCGAGTGGCGAAGCAGAGCTGA
- a CDS encoding phage holin family protein encodes MAERSISELIKGISDDSKAIAEEEIALAKAEATAGAKNLGIGAGLAIVALFLLFLSSFMVIFAGAAAFHEGLDWPWWGSFLIVFGILALIAIILVLVALPLFKKGNPVPGTAIGSAKSLVASVKRAVKNPSGPRY; translated from the coding sequence ATGGCCGAACGGTCGATCAGCGAACTGATCAAAGGCATCAGCGACGATTCCAAAGCGATCGCCGAAGAAGAGATTGCGCTGGCCAAGGCCGAGGCCACGGCCGGTGCCAAGAACCTGGGCATCGGCGCCGGTCTCGCCATCGTCGCGCTCTTCCTGCTCTTCCTCTCCTCCTTCATGGTGATCTTCGCCGGTGCGGCCGCCTTCCACGAGGGCCTCGACTGGCCATGGTGGGGCAGCTTCCTCATCGTCTTCGGCATCCTCGCCCTCATCGCGATCATCCTCGTCCTCGTCGCCCTCCCGCTGTTCAAGAAGGGCAACCCGGTGCCGGGCACCGCGATCGGCTCGGCGAAGTCGCTGGTCGCTTCGGTCAAGCGCGCCGTCAAGAACCCTTCGGGCCCCAGGTACTGA
- a CDS encoding ABC transporter ATP-binding protein, with translation MTTDDSTSTAARSTVCGPLLTEGTAADDTRSPAISFTGVSKRFGAKTVLDGLDFHVHRGEVFALLGSNGAGKTTCINILTTLVRPDAGSVRVMDVDVRESPAEAKRRFAVTGQSAAVDAHLSVEENLVLLGRLSGLSRRDAKARSRELAEKLSLTSFMSARVAALSGGMRRRLDLALSLVVPVEVLILDEPTTGLDTRSRQELWNEVGELSRGGATVFLTTQYLDEADVLADRIGLLDSGRLAGLGTPAELKARIGEDTVSIRGSDGTQLEEIATDGTVAGLASALEPWTSQSPRASVSLHSPSLDDVFLAFTSAGSPH, from the coding sequence ATGACCACCGACGACTCCACCAGCACCGCAGCTCGTTCGACCGTTTGCGGCCCGCTCCTGACGGAGGGCACCGCCGCGGATGACACCCGATCCCCAGCCATCTCATTCACAGGTGTGAGCAAACGCTTCGGCGCGAAGACCGTCCTCGACGGACTCGACTTCCATGTCCACAGAGGCGAGGTCTTCGCCCTCCTCGGCTCCAACGGCGCGGGAAAGACGACCTGCATCAATATCCTCACCACCCTCGTCCGTCCGGACGCCGGTTCGGTTCGGGTCATGGACGTCGATGTGCGCGAATCACCCGCCGAGGCGAAGCGGCGATTCGCCGTCACCGGCCAGTCCGCGGCCGTCGATGCCCATCTTTCGGTCGAGGAGAACCTCGTCCTCCTCGGTCGGCTCTCCGGGCTGAGTCGTCGCGATGCGAAAGCAAGAAGCCGGGAGCTTGCCGAGAAGCTCAGTCTCACATCCTTCATGTCTGCCCGGGTCGCCGCTCTTTCCGGCGGCATGCGTCGCCGTCTCGACCTGGCGCTCAGCCTCGTCGTCCCGGTCGAGGTACTCATCCTCGACGAACCCACCACCGGCCTCGACACCCGGTCCCGGCAGGAGCTGTGGAACGAGGTCGGGGAACTCTCCCGAGGCGGCGCCACGGTGTTCCTCACCACGCAGTACCTCGACGAAGCCGATGTCCTGGCCGATCGCATCGGCCTCCTCGACAGCGGACGGTTGGCGGGCCTCGGCACACCTGCAGAGCTCAAGGCACGCATCGGCGAGGACACCGTGTCGATCCGCGGAAGCGACGGAACTCAACTGGAAGAGATCGCCACCGACGGCACTGTCGCCGGGCTCGCCTCGGCGCTCGAGCCGTGGACATCCCAATCGCCTCGGGCCTCGGTTTCCCTGCACAGTCCCAGCCTCGACGATGTCTTCCTCGCCTTCACCTCGGCTGGCTCACCGCATTGA
- the acs gene encoding acetate--CoA ligase gives MTETSAEQTETFAPPEQFAAAANVKADEYERADADYLGFWAEQSRDLVDWKEDFGEVLDWTDPPFAKWFVGGKLNVAYNCLDRHVEAGNGDRVAINFEGEPGDSRIFTYAELLAEVSKAANTLTELGVKAGDRVAIYLPMIPEAVISMLACARLGAAHSVVFGGFSADALRSRIIDAEARVVITADGSYRRNKPTSLKPAVDEALSAGDTPVEHVIVVKRTGQDVDWTDGRDKWWSDTVAKASDQHECEFFDSENPLFILYTSGTTGKPKGILHTTGGYLTQVLYSMKAVFDAKPATDVFWCTADVGWVTGHSYVTYGPLAAGMTEVIYEGTPDTPHQGRWWEIVEKYKVTTLYAAPTAIRTCMKWGEEIPGKYDLSSLRLLGSVGEPINPEAWRWYHRVIGGERCPIVDTWWQTETGAHMIAPLPGVMSTKPGSSQRPIPGISVDVVDDTGQNPAGPEGGLLVIRQPWPSMLRGIWKDPERFKQTYWSRFEDTYFAGDGARRDEDGDIWFLGRVDDVMNVSGHRLSTAEIESSLVAHSKVAEAAVVGAADDTSGQAVIAFVIVSNGVEDSPETAEELRQHVGKDIGPIAKPKKVHIVTDLPKTRSGKIMRRLLKDVAENREVGNTMTLADASVMESIEKSVAES, from the coding sequence ATGACTGAGACCAGTGCCGAGCAGACCGAGACGTTTGCTCCGCCCGAGCAGTTTGCGGCCGCTGCCAATGTCAAGGCCGACGAATACGAACGCGCCGATGCCGACTATCTCGGTTTCTGGGCCGAGCAGTCGCGAGACCTCGTCGATTGGAAAGAGGACTTCGGTGAGGTCCTCGACTGGACGGACCCGCCGTTCGCGAAGTGGTTCGTCGGCGGCAAGCTCAACGTCGCCTACAACTGCCTCGACCGCCATGTCGAGGCCGGAAACGGTGACCGCGTGGCGATCAACTTCGAGGGCGAGCCGGGCGATTCCCGCATCTTCACCTACGCCGAACTCCTCGCCGAGGTGTCGAAGGCGGCCAACACGCTCACCGAACTCGGCGTCAAGGCCGGAGATCGCGTCGCCATCTACCTGCCGATGATCCCCGAAGCGGTCATCTCGATGCTCGCCTGCGCCCGCCTCGGCGCGGCCCACTCGGTCGTCTTCGGCGGATTCTCCGCCGACGCCCTGCGCTCGCGCATCATCGATGCCGAGGCACGCGTGGTCATCACCGCTGATGGCAGCTACCGCCGCAACAAACCCACCAGCCTCAAACCGGCGGTCGATGAGGCGCTGTCGGCCGGTGACACGCCCGTCGAGCATGTCATCGTCGTCAAGCGCACCGGTCAGGACGTCGACTGGACCGACGGTCGCGACAAGTGGTGGTCCGACACGGTGGCCAAGGCCAGCGATCAGCACGAATGCGAGTTCTTCGACTCGGAGAACCCGCTGTTCATCCTCTACACCTCCGGCACGACCGGTAAGCCCAAGGGCATCCTCCACACCACCGGCGGCTACCTCACCCAGGTGCTGTACTCGATGAAGGCCGTCTTCGACGCCAAGCCGGCCACAGATGTCTTCTGGTGCACCGCCGACGTCGGCTGGGTCACCGGACACTCCTATGTCACCTACGGCCCCCTGGCTGCCGGCATGACCGAGGTGATCTACGAGGGCACCCCCGACACCCCGCACCAGGGCCGCTGGTGGGAGATCGTCGAGAAGTACAAGGTGACGACCCTCTACGCCGCCCCGACGGCGATCCGGACCTGCATGAAGTGGGGCGAGGAGATCCCGGGCAAGTACGATCTGTCCAGCCTGCGCCTGCTCGGCAGCGTCGGCGAACCGATCAACCCCGAGGCCTGGCGCTGGTACCACCGCGTCATCGGCGGCGAACGCTGCCCGATCGTCGACACCTGGTGGCAGACCGAGACCGGTGCGCACATGATCGCTCCCCTGCCCGGGGTGATGTCGACGAAGCCCGGCTCCTCGCAGCGCCCGATCCCCGGCATCTCCGTCGACGTCGTCGACGACACCGGGCAGAATCCGGCCGGACCCGAGGGTGGTCTGCTCGTCATCCGCCAGCCCTGGCCGTCGATGCTGCGCGGGATCTGGAAAGACCCCGAGCGCTTCAAGCAGACCTATTGGTCACGGTTCGAGGACACGTACTTCGCCGGTGACGGTGCCCGCCGGGACGAGGACGGAGACATCTGGTTCCTCGGGCGCGTCGACGATGTGATGAACGTGTCCGGTCACCGACTGTCGACCGCGGAGATCGAGTCCTCCCTCGTCGCCCATTCCAAGGTCGCCGAGGCGGCTGTGGTCGGTGCCGCCGATGACACCTCCGGTCAGGCGGTCATCGCCTTCGTCATCGTCTCCAACGGTGTCGAGGACTCCCCGGAGACCGCCGAAGAGCTGCGACAGCACGTGGGCAAGGACATCGGACCCATCGCGAAGCCGAAGAAGGTCCATATCGTCACCGACCTGCCGAAGACCCGGTCGGGCAAGATCATGCGTCGACTGCTCAAGGACGTCGCAGAGAACCGCGAGGTCGGCAATACGATGACGCTGGCCGATGCCTCGGTGATGGAGAGCATCGAGAAGTCGGTCGCCGAGTCCTGA